In a genomic window of Enterobacter asburiae:
- the pheP gene encoding phenylalanine transporter encodes MKDASSASGHGSAEASSDQNPTLQRGLQNRHIQLIALGGAIGTGLFLGIGPAIQMAGPAVLLGYAIAGIIAFLIMRQLGEMVVEEPVSGSFAHFAYKYWGPFAGFLSGWNYWVMFVLVGMAELTAAGIYMQYWLPDVPTWIWAAAFFIIINAVNLVNVRLYGETEFWFALIKVLAIIGMIGFGLWLLFSGHGGERATIDNLWQHGGFLATGWKGLILSLAVIMFSFGGLELIGITAAEARDPHKSIPKAVNQVVYRILLFYIGSLVVLLALYPWVEVKSDSSPFVMIFHDLNSNVVASALNFVILVASLSVYNSGVYSNSRMLFGLSVQGNAPKFLTRVSRRGVPVNSLFLSGAITSLVVLINYLLPKQAFGLLMALVVATLLLNWIMICLAHLRFRAAMRRKGRETQFKALLYPAGNYICIAFLGLILALMCTMDEMRLSAMLLPVWVVFLFIAFKLSRKK; translated from the coding sequence TCCGACGCTGCAACGTGGTTTGCAAAATCGACATATTCAGTTAATTGCCCTTGGCGGCGCGATCGGTACCGGGCTGTTTCTCGGCATCGGCCCCGCCATTCAGATGGCCGGCCCGGCGGTTCTGCTGGGTTACGCTATCGCCGGGATTATCGCCTTCCTGATCATGCGCCAGCTCGGCGAGATGGTCGTTGAAGAGCCGGTGTCAGGCTCCTTCGCACACTTTGCCTATAAATACTGGGGCCCGTTCGCCGGCTTCCTCTCCGGCTGGAACTACTGGGTGATGTTCGTGCTGGTGGGGATGGCGGAACTGACCGCCGCAGGCATCTACATGCAGTACTGGCTCCCGGACGTGCCAACGTGGATCTGGGCGGCGGCCTTCTTCATCATCATTAACGCCGTTAACCTCGTGAACGTGCGCCTGTATGGCGAAACCGAGTTCTGGTTTGCGCTGATCAAGGTGCTGGCGATTATCGGCATGATCGGTTTCGGCCTGTGGCTGCTGTTCTCCGGCCACGGCGGCGAGCGGGCCACTATCGACAACCTGTGGCAGCACGGGGGCTTCCTCGCGACCGGCTGGAAAGGGCTGATCCTCTCCCTGGCGGTGATTATGTTCTCCTTCGGCGGGCTGGAGCTGATTGGCATCACCGCTGCCGAAGCGCGCGACCCGCACAAAAGCATTCCGAAAGCGGTCAACCAGGTGGTGTACCGTATTCTGCTGTTCTACATCGGCTCGCTGGTGGTGCTGCTGGCGCTCTACCCGTGGGTGGAAGTGAAGTCCGACAGCAGCCCGTTCGTGATGATTTTCCACGATCTCAACAGCAATGTGGTGGCTTCGGCGCTGAACTTCGTCATTCTGGTGGCATCGCTGTCGGTCTATAACAGCGGTGTTTACTCCAACAGCCGCATGCTGTTTGGCCTCTCCGTGCAGGGCAACGCGCCGAAGTTTCTCACCCGCGTCAGCCGTCGCGGCGTGCCGGTGAATTCGCTATTCCTTTCCGGCGCGATTACCTCTCTGGTCGTGCTGATCAACTACCTGCTGCCGAAACAGGCCTTTGGCCTGCTGATGGCGCTGGTGGTCGCGACGCTGCTGCTGAACTGGATCATGATCTGCCTGGCGCACCTGCGCTTTCGCGCCGCGATGCGCCGCAAGGGACGCGAGACGCAGTTTAAGGCGTTGCTCTACCCGGCAGGGAACTACATCTGTATCGCCTTCCTGGGGCTGATCCTGGCGCTGATGTGCACCATGGATGAGATGCGTCTTTCGGCAATGCTGCTGCCGGTGTGGGTGGTGTTCCTGTTTATCGCATTTAAGCTCTCGCGCAAAAAGTAG
- a CDS encoding helix-turn-helix transcriptional regulator — translation MATLKELMAQQSAESQERIAAKVEVMRRIVALNQLREELNVSQTELAEAMGVKQPTVAKIEQPGNDPRLSTLKRYVSALGGEMSIDVTLPNGKRIAFQI, via the coding sequence ATGGCAACGCTAAAAGAACTCATGGCACAACAGAGCGCGGAAAGTCAGGAGCGTATTGCGGCTAAAGTTGAAGTGATGCGCAGAATTGTTGCCCTGAACCAACTGCGGGAAGAGCTCAATGTTTCGCAGACAGAGCTGGCCGAGGCAATGGGGGTAAAACAACCAACTGTGGCAAAAATCGAACAGCCGGGAAACGATCCCCGGCTTTCAACGCTCAAACGTTATGTCAGCGCGCTAGGCGGTGAAATGAGCATCGATGTGACGTTACCGAATGGGAAACGGATCGCGTTTCAGATTTGA
- a CDS encoding type II toxin-antitoxin system RelE/ParE family toxin, with translation MWNVETTERFDEWFFEQTTALKEDVLATMHILAEFGPTLGRPYVDTVKASAYANMKELRIQHAGNPIRAFFAFDPDRKAIVLCAGDKTGCNQKRFYDEMITLADVEYSRHLADKEAIWQR, from the coding sequence ATTTGGAATGTCGAGACAACGGAAAGATTTGATGAATGGTTCTTTGAACAAACAACAGCATTAAAAGAAGATGTGCTGGCAACAATGCATATTCTTGCTGAATTTGGCCCGACGCTTGGGCGGCCATACGTAGACACCGTGAAGGCTTCAGCCTATGCGAACATGAAAGAGTTACGGATTCAACATGCGGGAAATCCCATCAGAGCTTTTTTTGCTTTTGATCCCGACCGTAAGGCAATTGTGCTCTGTGCTGGAGACAAAACCGGTTGCAATCAAAAACGGTTTTATGACGAAATGATTACGCTGGCTGACGTTGAGTACAGCAGACATCTGGCGGATAAGGAGGCCATATGGCAACGCTAA
- a CDS encoding nucleoside permease, whose protein sequence is MVSTTESSGKAIAQHRLLVPRLSLMMFLQFFIWGSWSVTLGLVMTQHNMSLLIGDAFSAGPIASILSPFVLGMLVDRFFASQKVMAVMHLAGAAILWFVPGALIAENGALLIGLLFGYTLCYMPTLALTNNIAFHSLANVDKTFPVVRVFGTIGWIVAGIFIGVTGVSASVTIFQVAAASSVLLALYSLTLPHTPAPAKGLPVKVRDLFCADAFALLKTRHFFVFSVCAMLISVPLGTYYAYTASYLADAGIADVSTAMSFGQMSEIVFMLVIPLLFRRLGVKVMLLIGMLAWFVRYAMFALGVSEEGRILLYLGILLHGVCYDFFFVVGFIYTDRVAGEKVKGQAQSMIVMFTYGIGMLLGSQISGALYNRLVAGQTVPQAWVTFWWIPAVAAAAIALIFLLTFKYDDDKA, encoded by the coding sequence ATGGTGTCAACAACTGAAAGTAGTGGGAAGGCGATAGCACAGCACCGGCTGCTGGTTCCGCGGCTGTCGCTGATGATGTTTTTGCAGTTTTTTATCTGGGGTAGCTGGTCGGTCACGCTCGGCCTGGTGATGACTCAGCACAACATGTCTTTGCTGATTGGCGATGCGTTCTCCGCCGGGCCAATCGCCTCTATTCTCTCGCCGTTCGTGCTTGGCATGCTGGTGGATCGCTTCTTTGCCTCGCAAAAGGTAATGGCGGTGATGCATCTCGCCGGGGCGGCGATCCTGTGGTTTGTTCCGGGCGCGCTGATTGCCGAAAACGGCGCGCTGCTGATTGGCCTGCTGTTTGGCTACACGCTCTGCTACATGCCGACGCTGGCGCTGACCAACAACATCGCGTTTCACAGCCTGGCGAACGTGGATAAAACCTTCCCGGTGGTGCGCGTGTTCGGCACCATCGGCTGGATCGTGGCGGGTATTTTCATCGGCGTTACCGGCGTGTCGGCAAGCGTCACCATCTTCCAGGTGGCGGCGGCCAGCTCCGTGCTGCTGGCGCTTTACAGCCTGACGCTGCCGCACACGCCAGCCCCGGCGAAAGGCCTGCCGGTCAAGGTGCGCGATCTCTTCTGCGCGGATGCCTTTGCGCTGCTCAAAACCCGCCACTTCTTCGTCTTCTCCGTCTGCGCGATGCTGATCTCCGTTCCGCTGGGCACCTACTACGCCTACACCGCCTCGTATCTGGCGGATGCCGGAATTGCCGACGTCAGCACCGCCATGTCGTTCGGGCAGATGTCCGAGATCGTCTTCATGCTGGTCATTCCGCTGTTGTTCCGCCGCCTGGGCGTGAAGGTGATGCTGCTGATCGGCATGCTGGCGTGGTTCGTGCGTTACGCCATGTTCGCGCTGGGCGTCAGCGAAGAAGGACGCATCCTGCTGTACCTCGGCATTCTGCTTCACGGCGTCTGCTACGATTTCTTCTTTGTCGTCGGCTTTATCTACACCGACCGCGTGGCGGGCGAGAAGGTGAAAGGCCAGGCCCAGAGCATGATCGTCATGTTCACCTACGGCATCGGCATGCTGCTCGGCTCGCAGATTTCCGGCGCGCTCTATAACCGCCTGGTGGCCGGGCAGACCGTGCCGCAGGCGTGGGTGACATTCTGGTGGATTCCGGCGGTGGCTGCCGCGGCGATCGCGCTGATTTTCCTTCTCACGTTTAAGTATGACGATGACAAGGCGTAA
- a CDS encoding sugar phosphate isomerase/epimerase — MRTIKGPGIFLSQFIGAEAPFNSLDGLAEWAAGKGYKAVQIPCNHPHIFDVEKAAESQAYCDDITAKLAAHGLVISELSTHLEGQLVAVNPIYSDAFDHFAPTSVRGNDAARRAWATEKLKQAAVASARLGLKAHATFSGSLAWPFFYPWPPHNEQRFQEAFGELANRWRPILDTFDEQGVDVCFELHPGEDLHDGVTFERFLALVDNHPRCNILFDPSHMLLQQMDYLTFIDIYHARIRAFHVKDAEFRPNGRSGAYGGYQPWINRAGRFRSLGDGQIDFKGIFSKLTQYDYDGWAVLEWECCLKDGDTGAREGSEFIRRHIIPVSGRAFDDFAAGGKHD; from the coding sequence ATGAGGACGATAAAAGGACCCGGCATTTTTCTGTCTCAGTTTATTGGCGCAGAAGCGCCGTTTAATTCGCTCGACGGGCTGGCTGAATGGGCGGCAGGTAAAGGTTATAAAGCGGTGCAGATCCCCTGCAACCATCCGCATATTTTTGACGTCGAGAAAGCGGCTGAGAGCCAGGCCTACTGCGATGACATCACCGCTAAGCTGGCCGCGCACGGGCTGGTTATCAGCGAACTGTCGACCCATCTGGAAGGGCAGCTTGTCGCGGTAAACCCGATTTACAGCGACGCGTTTGATCACTTCGCGCCCACGTCCGTGCGCGGTAACGATGCGGCGCGCCGGGCGTGGGCCACGGAGAAGCTGAAACAGGCGGCGGTCGCCTCGGCCAGATTAGGCCTAAAAGCGCACGCCACCTTCTCCGGCTCACTGGCCTGGCCGTTTTTCTACCCGTGGCCGCCGCATAACGAACAGCGTTTTCAGGAAGCGTTCGGGGAGCTGGCAAACCGCTGGCGGCCGATTCTGGATACCTTCGACGAGCAGGGGGTGGACGTCTGCTTTGAGTTGCATCCGGGGGAAGATCTGCACGACGGCGTGACCTTCGAGCGTTTTCTGGCGCTGGTGGATAACCACCCACGCTGCAACATTCTCTTTGATCCGAGCCACATGCTGTTGCAGCAGATGGACTACCTGACCTTCATCGACATCTACCACGCGCGCATCAGGGCGTTCCATGTGAAGGATGCGGAGTTCCGCCCGAACGGGCGCAGCGGCGCGTACGGCGGCTACCAGCCGTGGATCAACCGCGCCGGACGCTTCCGGTCGCTCGGCGACGGGCAGATCGACTTTAAGGGCATTTTCAGCAAGCTGACCCAGTACGACTATGACGGCTGGGCGGTGCTGGAGTGGGAGTGCTGTCTGAAGGACGGGGATACCGGCGCGCGCGAAGGCAGCGAGTTTATCCGCCGCCACATCATTCCGGTCTCCGGGCGCGCGTTTGATGATTTCGCCGCTGGAGGCAAGCATGATTAA
- a CDS encoding Gfo/Idh/MocA family oxidoreductase, translated as MINVGIIGSGFIGPAHIEALRRLGYVQVVALCDGTLAKAQEKARQLNVPHAYGSVEELLAHPDLHVVHNCTPNHLHAEINRQILRAGKHVFSEKPLCMTPDEARELVALADQTGAVHGVSFVYRQFAMVRQAESMMRAGSVGRLFASHGSYLQDWMLLETDYNWRVDAALGGASRAVADIGSHWCDTVQFVTGRRITEVMADLSIVWPTRRASKGGNQTFSHDERAEYEDKPVTTEDFGSVLFRFDDGSKGSFSVSQVSAGRKNRLTFEVNGSERSLAWDQEVPQQLWIGHRAQANQTLTDDPGLMNPDVADSAHFPGGHIEGWPDAFKNMMAQFYRAVQAGAMPDTPQFATFHDGANVMYIIDAIVKSHQQQRWVRVEQ; from the coding sequence ATGATTAACGTCGGAATTATCGGCAGCGGGTTTATCGGCCCGGCGCATATCGAGGCGCTGCGGCGTCTCGGATACGTGCAGGTTGTGGCCCTCTGCGACGGCACGCTTGCCAAAGCGCAGGAAAAAGCGCGTCAGCTTAACGTGCCGCACGCGTACGGCAGCGTTGAGGAACTGCTCGCACACCCCGATCTGCACGTGGTGCACAACTGCACGCCTAACCACCTGCACGCGGAGATTAACCGCCAGATCCTGCGCGCGGGCAAGCACGTGTTTTCCGAAAAGCCGCTGTGCATGACCCCGGACGAGGCGCGCGAGCTGGTGGCGCTGGCGGATCAGACGGGCGCGGTGCACGGCGTGAGCTTTGTCTATCGCCAGTTTGCGATGGTGCGCCAGGCGGAGAGCATGATGCGTGCGGGCAGCGTCGGGCGGCTGTTTGCCTCGCACGGCAGCTATCTGCAGGACTGGATGCTGCTGGAAACCGACTATAACTGGCGGGTAGATGCCGCGCTGGGCGGCGCATCACGCGCGGTGGCGGACATCGGCTCCCACTGGTGCGACACGGTGCAGTTCGTCACCGGGCGGCGCATTACCGAGGTGATGGCGGATCTCTCCATCGTCTGGCCGACGCGCAGGGCCAGCAAAGGCGGGAATCAAACTTTCTCCCACGACGAGCGGGCGGAGTATGAAGACAAACCGGTCACCACCGAAGATTTCGGCTCGGTGCTGTTCCGCTTCGACGACGGCAGCAAGGGCAGCTTTAGCGTCTCGCAGGTGAGCGCCGGGCGTAAAAACCGCCTGACGTTTGAGGTCAACGGCAGCGAGCGGTCGCTGGCGTGGGATCAGGAGGTGCCGCAGCAGCTGTGGATCGGCCATCGCGCGCAGGCCAACCAGACGCTCACCGACGATCCGGGGCTGATGAACCCTGACGTGGCCGACAGCGCCCACTTCCCCGGCGGACATATCGAAGGCTGGCCGGACGCCTTCAAAAATATGATGGCGCAGTTCTACCGCGCCGTGCAGGCGGGCGCGATGCCGGATACGCCGCAGTTTGCGACGTTTCACGATGGCGCAAATGTGATGTATATCATTGATGCTATTGTGAAAAGCCATCAACAGCAGCGCTGGGTGCGCGTGGAACAATAA
- a CDS encoding LacI family transcriptional regulator yields the protein MSIQKIAQLAGVSVATVSRVLNNSDTVKAKNRERVLRAIQESNYQPNLLARQLRTARSYMILVMVSNIANPFCAEVVKGIEAEAEKNGYRILLCNSGSDIERSRSGLSLLSGKIVDGIITMDAFSKLPELAALIGSAPWVQCAEYADAGAVSCVGINDVDASQHAVSQLADGGRKRIAMINHDLSYKYARLRERGYKSVIHLRDLDYQAVEYASDLSSGAGMAAMQNLLKENPPDAVFAVSDTLAAGALRAIQQAGLRVPEDIAVVGFDGTELAEMISLTTIEQPSRDIGRKAVELLLNKIDNPDAPTERVMMDWRFISRAST from the coding sequence ATGTCAATTCAGAAAATCGCTCAGCTGGCCGGGGTCTCCGTGGCGACGGTCTCCCGCGTGCTGAATAACAGCGACACCGTGAAGGCGAAAAACCGCGAGCGCGTTCTGCGGGCGATTCAGGAGAGTAACTACCAGCCAAACCTGCTCGCCCGTCAGCTGCGCACCGCCCGCAGCTATATGATCCTGGTGATGGTGTCCAACATTGCCAACCCGTTCTGCGCCGAAGTGGTGAAGGGCATCGAGGCCGAGGCCGAGAAAAACGGCTACCGCATTCTGCTGTGCAACTCTGGCTCGGACATCGAGCGCTCCCGCTCGGGCTTAAGCCTGCTCTCCGGCAAAATCGTCGACGGCATTATCACCATGGACGCCTTCTCGAAGCTGCCGGAACTGGCCGCGCTGATTGGTTCTGCACCGTGGGTGCAGTGCGCCGAATACGCCGATGCGGGCGCGGTCTCCTGCGTCGGCATCAATGATGTGGACGCTTCACAGCATGCCGTCAGCCAGCTGGCCGACGGCGGCCGCAAGCGTATCGCGATGATCAACCACGATCTCAGCTACAAATATGCCCGCCTGCGCGAGCGGGGCTACAAAAGCGTGATCCACCTGCGGGATCTGGACTATCAGGCGGTGGAGTATGCCAGCGATCTCAGCTCCGGCGCGGGCATGGCCGCGATGCAAAATCTGCTAAAAGAAAACCCGCCGGATGCGGTATTTGCCGTTTCCGACACGCTGGCGGCGGGCGCGCTGCGTGCTATTCAGCAGGCCGGGCTGCGGGTGCCGGAGGATATCGCGGTCGTGGGCTTTGACGGCACCGAGCTCGCGGAGATGATTTCGCTCACCACCATCGAACAGCCGTCGCGGGATATCGGGCGCAAGGCGGTCGAGCTGCTCTTAAATAAGATCGACAACCCGGATGCGCCCACGGAGAGGGTGATGATGGACTGGCGCTTTATTTCCCGCGCCAGCACCTGA
- a CDS encoding mechanosensitive ion channel family protein — translation MQELIAHVEELGIEINHTTSLVIIFGIIFLTAIIVHFILHKVVLRAFEKRAQASSHLWLQIITQNKLFHRLAFTLQGIIVNVQAVLWLQKGSEAAEMLTTCAKLWVMVYALLSFFSLLDVIFNLSQKMATASQLPLKGIFQGIKLVSAILVGILIISLLIGQSPAILISGLGAMAAVLMLVFKDPILGLVAGIQLSANDMLKLGDWLEMPKYGANGTVTDIGLTTVKVRNFDNTITTIPTWALVSDAFINWSGMSASGGRRIKRSLNIDTTSIHFLDEQEQQKLIQAKLLKPYLAARHEEISLWNQKNGEGESVLNLRKMTNIGTFRAYLNEYLRNHPRIRKDMTLMVRQLAPDANGLPIEIYAFTNTVVWAEYEEIQADIFDHIFAVVDEFGLRIHQSPTGNDIRSLAGVIAQ, via the coding sequence ATGCAGGAATTAATTGCTCATGTTGAAGAGTTAGGCATTGAAATTAATCACACCACCTCTTTAGTGATTATCTTTGGTATTATTTTTCTTACCGCCATCATCGTTCATTTTATTCTTCACAAAGTGGTGCTGCGCGCATTTGAGAAACGCGCGCAGGCCAGCAGCCATTTATGGTTGCAGATCATTACCCAGAATAAATTATTTCACCGTCTGGCCTTTACCCTTCAGGGGATAATCGTCAACGTTCAGGCGGTGCTGTGGCTGCAAAAAGGCAGCGAAGCGGCGGAAATGCTCACCACCTGCGCGAAGCTGTGGGTGATGGTGTATGCCCTGCTCTCCTTCTTCTCGCTGCTGGACGTGATTTTTAACCTGTCGCAGAAAATGGCCACCGCATCACAGCTGCCGCTGAAAGGGATCTTCCAGGGCATCAAGCTGGTGAGCGCCATCCTGGTGGGGATATTGATTATTTCCCTGCTGATCGGCCAGTCCCCGGCGATTCTGATAAGCGGTCTGGGCGCCATGGCCGCCGTTCTGATGCTGGTGTTTAAAGACCCGATACTCGGACTGGTGGCGGGTATTCAGCTCTCCGCCAACGACATGCTCAAGCTCGGCGACTGGCTGGAGATGCCGAAGTACGGCGCCAACGGCACGGTGACGGATATCGGCCTGACCACCGTTAAGGTGCGCAACTTTGATAACACCATCACCACCATCCCGACGTGGGCGCTGGTCTCTGACGCCTTTATTAACTGGAGCGGCATGTCTGCCTCCGGCGGGCGACGCATTAAGCGCAGCCTGAATATTGATACCACCAGCATTCATTTCCTCGACGAGCAGGAGCAGCAGAAGCTGATTCAGGCGAAGCTGCTGAAGCCCTATCTGGCCGCGCGTCATGAGGAAATTAGCCTGTGGAATCAGAAGAACGGTGAAGGGGAATCAGTATTAAATCTGCGCAAGATGACCAATATCGGCACCTTCCGCGCCTACCTGAATGAATATCTGCGCAACCACCCGCGCATCCGCAAAGATATGACGCTGATGGTGCGCCAGCTCGCACCGGACGCCAACGGCCTGCCGATTGAAATATATGCCTTCACCAACACAGTGGTCTGGGCGGAATATGAGGAAATTCAGGCCGACATCTTCGATCATATTTTTGCGGTGGTGGATGAATTTGGTCTGCGCATTCACCAGTCGCCAACCGGGAACGATATTCGCTCCCTGGCGGGCGTCATCGCGCAATAA
- a CDS encoding MFS transporter yields the protein MNTSVVSPGRAGLILLLTGQMLPMIDTSITNVALDAITHSLQATATELELIVALYGVAFAVCLALGSKLGDNLGRRRLFMWGVAVFGLASLLCGMAGNIEQLLAARIVQGAGAALIMPQILATLHVTLKGSAHAKAISLFGGIGGIAFIVGQMGGGWLVSADIAGLGWRNAFFINVPICLMVLALSRRYVPETRRETPSRIDWPGTVLLAIILCCLLFPMALGPQQHWPWSLKVMLLIIIPLAWLMAQNARKKERGNAHPLIPPRLLQLRSVRFGIVIALLFFSVWSGFMFCMALTMQTGLGMAPWQSGNSFIALGVTYFISAWFAPRLIARYSTSTILLTGLAIQIIGLLALIVTFRYWGLQNTALTLAPATGLVGYGQALIVNSFYRIGMRDIQPDDAGAASAILSTLQQAALGLGPAIFGAILLHGLQNYHGNYAQAINLFLAVETGLMVILALATIRMRRRLCLPVAKVCQAAK from the coding sequence ATGAATACGTCAGTTGTTTCACCGGGCCGCGCAGGCCTGATACTGCTGTTGACCGGCCAGATGCTGCCCATGATTGATACCTCAATCACCAATGTGGCGCTGGACGCTATCACCCATTCACTGCAGGCTACCGCCACCGAGCTAGAGCTGATTGTCGCCCTCTACGGCGTGGCCTTTGCCGTCTGCCTCGCGCTCGGCAGCAAGCTGGGAGATAACCTTGGCCGCCGTCGCCTGTTTATGTGGGGCGTGGCAGTTTTTGGCCTGGCCTCGCTGCTGTGCGGGATGGCGGGAAACATTGAACAGCTGCTGGCCGCGCGCATCGTTCAGGGCGCGGGGGCAGCGCTGATTATGCCGCAGATTCTCGCGACGCTGCACGTCACGCTAAAAGGCAGCGCCCACGCGAAAGCCATAAGCCTGTTTGGCGGCATCGGCGGGATTGCGTTTATCGTGGGCCAGATGGGCGGCGGCTGGCTGGTGTCGGCGGATATCGCCGGGCTGGGCTGGCGTAACGCCTTCTTTATCAACGTACCGATTTGTCTGATGGTGCTGGCGTTAAGCCGCCGCTACGTGCCGGAAACCCGCCGTGAGACGCCGTCGCGCATCGACTGGCCGGGCACCGTGCTGCTGGCGATCATTCTTTGCTGTCTGCTGTTCCCGATGGCGCTCGGCCCACAGCAGCACTGGCCGTGGTCGCTTAAGGTTATGCTTCTTATCATTATTCCGCTGGCCTGGCTGATGGCGCAGAATGCGCGCAAAAAGGAGCGTGGGAATGCCCATCCACTGATCCCGCCGCGTCTGCTTCAGCTTCGCAGCGTTCGCTTTGGCATCGTGATTGCGCTGCTCTTTTTCAGCGTCTGGTCCGGGTTTATGTTCTGCATGGCGCTGACCATGCAGACCGGGCTGGGGATGGCGCCGTGGCAGTCCGGGAACAGTTTTATCGCCCTTGGCGTGACCTATTTTATCTCCGCATGGTTCGCGCCGAGGCTGATTGCCCGCTACAGCACCAGCACGATTCTGCTGACGGGTCTGGCAATACAGATAATCGGCCTGCTGGCGCTGATCGTCACGTTCCGCTACTGGGGATTGCAAAATACTGCGCTGACGCTGGCGCCTGCCACCGGGCTGGTAGGCTACGGCCAGGCGCTGATTGTAAACAGCTTTTACCGCATCGGGATGCGAGATATTCAGCCCGATGACGCGGGGGCCGCGAGCGCCATTCTCAGCACGCTGCAGCAGGCCGCGCTGGGGCTGGGCCCGGCCATTTTCGGCGCGATTTTGCTACACGGGCTGCAGAATTATCACGGAAATTACGCGCAAGCGATTAACCTTTTCCTGGCGGTAGAAACCGGCCTGATGGTTATCCTGGCGCTGGCGACAATTCGTATGCGTCGCAGGCTGTGCCTGCCGGTGGCGAAGGTCTGCCAGGCCGCCAAATAA
- a CDS encoding helix-turn-helix domain-containing protein: MALMSEPVASHQDDTRKQLGAFLRARRESLDPQRLGLPRSGRRRTPGLRREEVAMLADVGVTWYTWLEQGRDVKPSSTVMASVAKALQCTPTETRHLFVLAGLPPGEAPQAVCCEGISEGTRRLLDTLMPKPASIQKPNFDIVAWNDSFGHLMGVDFNDIPPEDRNCIYLFLTHPAWRARLGRRDDVLPIFVSYFRAAMAEHRGDPLWEAKLARFFAVSEEFKTLWHQRNDVRGVENQLKLFTHPELGDFTLQQMYWYSAPRNGSRLLVYLPVDEAGERAMEWLAEQGK; this comes from the coding sequence ATGGCCTTGATGTCTGAACCCGTCGCCTCACATCAGGATGACACCCGAAAACAGCTGGGGGCATTTTTACGCGCCCGGCGGGAAAGCCTCGATCCGCAGCGTCTCGGCCTGCCGCGCAGCGGTCGGCGCCGCACGCCGGGCCTGCGCCGGGAAGAGGTGGCGATGCTCGCGGATGTGGGCGTGACCTGGTACACCTGGCTTGAGCAGGGCAGGGACGTCAAACCGTCCAGCACGGTGATGGCCTCCGTGGCGAAAGCCCTGCAGTGCACCCCAACCGAAACCCGGCATCTGTTTGTGTTAGCCGGATTGCCGCCGGGTGAAGCGCCGCAGGCGGTCTGCTGCGAGGGCATCAGCGAAGGCACTCGCCGCCTGCTCGATACCCTGATGCCAAAACCCGCCAGCATTCAGAAGCCCAACTTCGACATCGTGGCGTGGAACGACAGCTTCGGGCACCTGATGGGTGTTGATTTCAATGACATCCCGCCGGAAGACCGCAACTGTATTTACCTGTTCCTCACCCATCCGGCGTGGCGCGCGCGTCTCGGCAGACGCGACGACGTGCTGCCGATTTTCGTTTCCTATTTCCGCGCGGCGATGGCCGAGCACCGGGGCGACCCGCTGTGGGAAGCCAAACTGGCGCGCTTCTTTGCGGTGTCGGAGGAGTTCAAAACCCTGTGGCACCAGCGCAACGACGTGCGCGGCGTGGAGAACCAGCTCAAGCTGTTTACCCATCCAGAACTGGGAGATTTTACGCTGCAGCAGATGTACTGGTACTCCGCACCGCGAAACGGATCGCGGCTGCTGGTCTATTTACCGGTGGATGAGGCGGGGGAACGGGCAATGGAATGGCTGGCGGAGCAGGGGAAATAA
- the nfsB gene encoding oxygen-insensitive NAD(P)H nitroreductase, giving the protein MDIISVALKRHSTKAFDPTKKLTAEEAEKIKTLLQYSPSSTNSQPWHFIVASTEEGKARVAKSAAGTYVFNERKMLDASHVVVFCAKTAMDDAWLERVVDQEEADGRFNTPEAKAANNKGRHYFADMHRVDLKDDDQWMAKQVYLNVGNFLLGVGALGLDAVPIEGFDAAILDEEFGLKEKGFTSLVVVPVGHHSVEDFNATLPKSRLPLSTIVTEC; this is encoded by the coding sequence ATGGATATCATTTCTGTCGCCCTGAAACGCCACTCTACCAAGGCGTTCGACCCAACCAAAAAACTGACCGCTGAAGAAGCGGAAAAAATCAAAACCCTGCTGCAGTACAGCCCATCCAGCACCAACTCCCAGCCGTGGCACTTCATTGTGGCCAGCACCGAGGAAGGTAAAGCCCGCGTGGCGAAATCCGCCGCGGGCACCTATGTGTTCAACGAACGCAAAATGCTGGATGCTTCTCACGTGGTGGTATTTTGCGCGAAAACCGCGATGGACGACGCCTGGCTGGAGCGCGTTGTCGATCAGGAAGAGGCGGATGGTCGTTTCAACACGCCGGAAGCGAAAGCGGCCAATAACAAAGGACGCCACTATTTTGCCGATATGCACCGCGTGGATCTGAAAGATGACGACCAGTGGATGGCGAAACAGGTTTACCTGAACGTCGGTAACTTCCTGCTGGGCGTGGGTGCGCTGGGTCTGGACGCCGTGCCAATCGAAGGCTTCGACGCCGCTATTCTCGACGAAGAGTTTGGCCTGAAAGAGAAAGGCTTCACCAGCCTGGTGGTGGTGCCGGTTGGGCATCACAGCGTGGAAGATTTCAACGCCACGCTGCCGAAGTCTCGCCTGCCGCTGAGCACGATTGTGACCGAGTGCTGA